ctaccccggggctcccggccactGCCGGGAGActtgggcccttttaaattgccgggccctggggaagctgcccctttTGGCCCCCATCATCAGTGGCCCTGCTGTATGGTCGGCTGTGTACCGGCTCTCACCGGTATGCTGTACTGGACCGTGCcagcttactttcatctctgaGCTCGGGGGAGGGATTGTGTGACTCCTgcgtgcacaaacacacacacgcctcTGTGTGCCTGTCTTAAAGGGCCAGCACTCCTGCATGCCAAGGCTTGGGTATGaatcttgggggggcggggagggcaagtactcctctccccctccctaaATGGTGTCCCTGGACGTCGGGGAGGGATCCTGCCAGCGCACAGCATTTGAGGAGCATGGCCGGGTTCGCTATCCGTAATGGCCCGTCCTGCCTTCTCAGCTTCCCAGGCCCCGGCTCTCTCCAGCCTCATCGcacctggacacagaagccaaaaacccaGAGGGGTGGCAACCCTACCCCTTGCTCCAGGAATCAACCCCCACCTACGCCCAATCGTGCCCCGAATGCCCTCAGCCCAGGGACCGATGCTGCCTCTGGCTCCAGGGACTGCTCCCGCAGTGCTCTGCCCCCTATTGCCCCTGTCCTGACTTCTCTGACACAACATTCAGCAAAGGTTTGAACAACAGATACCATGTGTTGAGTCAATGTAGTACCAACAAATGAAGGCGATCCTGAGAAACCCCTGACAATTACAGCTTCTCAGTCACTGGAAGTTTCTAAGGAATGACTGGTACCTAATACGTAAATATAAACactgtcgggggtggggggggtggggagggtgttgAGTTATGAACTAAATTCTCTGTGCATTGTCTTCTGCCTGGGGGTTTTCTGTCTTAAAGGTTAAAACCAGACTCTGACTCTTATCTTAATACAGTTGACTTAATATATCAACATGTTAGGGCCTTGTTTTGTTAATCTTGAGAGCAACTGGTATCCAATGTAAGTTATATTGTTAACTTATCGTTTTCACGTCATTTTGTCAAGGCTTAATAATACTCTACCAAACATGAAATATGGGGACACTGTAAGCATGCCGCTTGATGTGCTAGCTGCAGCGGTCAATGCTCTCCCCAGGGTGGTGCTAATTGAACTGATGCAAATACACAGAGATGTCCTTGCAGAACTGGATGTTACCCAAGCTGGTCAAAACACCGCTGTTAACTTTAGCTGCACTGAAAACAGGAAAATAGCTTGTGACAAATTAGAGAGGCTAATATATAAAAAGTCCAGTTTTAAGGGGACCTGTGCAGTCTCTAGTCAGAAGTATTGACCGGACACCAAAAGTGAGTTACCACGATTGTCCATCTTCTTCTAGCgtcctgtaacaaataaaacctgtAATTAGCGTACTCAATCTGCCAAAAACTAGGTGATTGACTCTTTGAATAACTTTTTTAGTGCGCCACCACAAGCAGCGGGGAGCAACTGCCACACACACTCAACACTTTTATCTGGTGGCTGACCTGTGCTTGCAGCCAGACTAGCGCGAGGGTGAAATGGCGGAACCCGAAAAGAAAAAGAGTCGAAGGCTCTGCTCTTTTAAAGATGAGTGGCTACAACTCCCAGAGTATCGGAACTGGCTTACAAAGGCAAGTGAAGACTCGGGATATTGTTCTATTTGTTGTGTTCAATTCACGGTTAAGTTTGATTCTGTAAAAGCTATTAAGCATCATGCAGAGACAAAAGGTCACAGAATCAAAGTACAAGGACAGGTATGGTCCAGTACTAGCAATAAAGTCTCCATAAAGACTGATAACGCCAAAGAACAACACATATGCACGGCTGAATTGCTTTTAACATATCACGGAGTTAAACACCACCACAGCTACCGTTCTCAAGATTGTGGAAATAAACTGTATCACTCCATTTTCCCCGATTCCAAGATAGCTTCCAAAATTCACTGTGGAATGACAAAAGCAGAAGCTTTGATTGAGAATGTATTAGCACCCCATTCATTGAAACTGGCTGTGCAAGACATTGGATCAACACCTTTCTCAGTGGCGACAGATGCGTCTAATAAAGGGAACACTATATTATTCCCAGTTGCCGTCCGCTATTTTAATAAAGATAAGGGACTCTGCATGTCTATCATAGACTTTTTCGAGGATGCAGACGAAACATCAGAGGCAATCGCAAACAACTTAAGAAATTGTCTTCAAAATTCCGGTCTGATACAGAATAAAATTGTGGCATATGGAGCAGTCAATTTTGGAGAAAATAAGTCTGTTTTTCTGCACCTAAAACAAATGTTGGATTTACCAAACCTTGTGCCAGGGTATTGCAGTGCTCACATAGTTCACAATACAGCGAAACATGGCCTGAATATGCTCTCTTACGATGTAGAATATTTGGTCATCAAGGTCTTCAGTGAATTCTCATCCAGTGCAAAGAATATCAGTGAACTTAAAGAATTCTTTGACTTCATGGAGACAGAATATTTAGAAATCTTACACCAGGTACCTAAACGTTTTCTGACCCTTTTCACTGCCGTAGACAGGTTACTGAAGGATTGGCCTGCACTCAAATCTTACTTTGTGAACAAAGGAGAGGAAGATGTGAGCCGCGCAATATGGGCCTTTCTTGCTGAGCAAGAGGGGACAGTTTCTGATGATGAAACTGTTACGCTTCCCGAACTGTACATCTACTTTGTGCACAACATTATGAGCCAATTTAACAACACCATAAAGGTTCTTGAAAGTGATTACATTCAGGTAACCGAACTCTATGCTATATTCAACAAGCTGAGAAGAGAGATTCAGAATCGACAAGAGAAAGGCTTCTATGGGTACAAAGTGACACAGTTCCTGAAGAAGCTACCGCTTAACAAGCAGAATAAATTTGTTGGCGATGCCCAGCGGGCTTACACACGCATGCTACAGTACCTGGAAAAGTGGTTTGATTTCAGCGAAAACTCTTTCTATAGGTTGTGTGCACCACTCAATCTGGACGAACCTCTTCAGCTAGACAAACTGTGCGCGTTGTCTACAAACTTGAACATTCAAGTGAACATAGATGAATTATTTACAGAAATGTGCGTATTGAATGATGTGCTACCAATCCTCAAGAGTTCAATACACGATGCTGAATCGACACAGTGCCAGCAGCAACAAGAGCGTCACCATCAAATCAATGTCTCTGAGGTGTGGGTAGAGCTCTTTAAGTGCTGCGAGGCCCCAAACTTGCTTAGAATTGTGCAGCACGTGTTTGCTGTTCCACCCAGCAACGCATTTGTGGAACGCGTTTTCAGCGTTATGAAGAACTTGTGGGCTGATGAAAGGACTCGGCTCCTGGTGGACATGGTGAAAGCTGAGCTGTTCGTGCACTTCAACTATAAAATGACGTGTGCCGAGTTTGCTGGATTTTTGCAGACAGGAGTAGCTAAGGAGCTTGTGGCAGCAGCAACAAATGATCAGAAGTTTCAGTTGCCACGCACACCGCCCTGTCTGGTCTAGACTGCACGCTGCTAGAATACGATAGCATTATAGTCATATTTTCTTATCCTAAAAAAAGTTAAACCAGTAAGTACATTATATGGAGTTAGAATATGAATTAGCAGGGTATATTTGAGGTTGCTTTAACTTCATTACTTGGGGGCCAGGCAGACTCTGAGCTGGCCTACCACAACGGTGACTTTAAGCCCTGTCGCTGTCCTGTTCGTGCCTCAAGTGGAGAAATAAATGCACAGAGAATTGAGGCCTATATGTTTGCATTGTTCTACATAAATATAAATACCTTTACAATGAAAGTTCTTTGTGGCTGTGCTAGGGAGTTTCTTGCCCTGTTCttgttatattttttgttttacttctgaGGAATAAAGATGATGCAAAGTTTGTATGAAATGATTATGCAGTATCTGGTGACATGtccaaaaatgtcaaactttGCACCTAACTGTATATTAAAGCGCACACAAAAAACCCcatctggttttcagaggtttggtgggtgctcagccccactGAAAGCCTACTTAGGCATCTCAATTTGAAGAGCTTAATAAAGCTAATTTTAGGCAGTGAGGTTTGAAAGGTTTTACCTAGGTCTTTCAGACTTGATAAGTGATTAGGTTTCAATGTACCTTTATCAATTCTGTTCTTCTTTGTTATGCCTGGAACCAGTGTAATTAAACATCTACCTTGGATATATGCAAATACCAGGGCACAGATCCGATGAAATCAAACAACATCTCACCATCACGTTGTACTTTCCTCCCTGTCGGGAGTGATGGAGTTGGTGACTTGGATCCAGTCCTGCCGTGTATGTGTTATCAACCACTAGTGCCAGTGGGATTGAGGGATTCTTCACTCTTCGTGGCACTGGGCCCAGCTTGAACCGTTCCAATTTTTGTGTTCATTTCCTGTTTACAATATCTGCAATTAAGCATTTAGCACCTGCCTGCGATCCAAGAGGGCGGGGATCCAGGTAGCCTAGCCACTTTTGTAATGGACGTTGTTCCACACGTCTTTGAAACAGCAGCAGATTTGGGATTTTTTGCTACTTAAAGTCATAATGTGATTCATAAACCTGCATGAAGCTGTTAGTCTTGAAAGGACTGAATGATAAAACAATTTTCGTGGGCAAGGGTGTTGTTCCCCTGTAGTACCTGAGCTCTTTGTAAATAATAGTGAGCTTATCTTCACCAAACACCTGTGAAATAGGGAAGTATCATTGATTTCCACTTTACTAATGAGGAGCTGAGGCAAAAACAGGTAAGTTGCCTGACCTTGATCACACAGGAATTACATGGCAGAGTTGTGAAATGAGCCAGATGATCCttagttccagtccagtgctctaactGCAAGAGCATCCATGTTACTGTTAAGTGATGCTGATTGTACTAGCACCTAacagccaatgttccctctaattttttacatccatgtgcagaatgaattttgttatgcgcaccaatatggaggtgatgtgtgggaaagggtggggccaagggattcagcgtgtgggagggggctcagagctggggcagaggtttagggtgcagggggggtgaaggctctggggtggggccagggtgtcATAGCTCCACAATTAAAGAAATTTACTAACTTTTATATGCATCTGTTAATGGGCAGTTTCACTTTAATTAGCATTGGGATTCACCTTTTGTGAACCTCTTTTCTCTTGTCTACTGACCCGTTGTTGCTTTGAAGAATTTATCATGATCATACTGGCTGTACACTTCAATGTAACACCCCAGCAATTAGCAGTGTTTGACAACACAGTGTGGGTACTTTCTTATGAAGATTGTAAGAAACCTGAATTTTGGTTTCACGCCAGGCTTTGCACACTAAGCTCTACTTAAATGGGTTGTTTTCAGTTTAGCACTCCATATGGGTTTAAAATATGTGGTGTCACATGACGGGTTTTTGTTACTTGACTGGAGTTGGATTGGACGATTTAGCACGCTAGGGGGCTTTGGGGAATTTTACGTTTTCTTTCTTTATAGGAGAGACATtaaagcttaatttttttaagcgtCCTTTTAGACCAGAGATTTAAAGTAAGACTCATAAAGAAAAAGGAACGCCGCTCTGTAAGAGTTTCATCTGTTCATGCTTTTTGATTTACGTCTCTTCGTTAAATAATACAGCTGGATGACCAAAGAATCCACAAATGGTATACATTACAATATTCtgttcatggagattaagtcaaAATTCTGACAGTGATTAACCTGTTGCTTTCGCCACTCTGTTAAACTGTAAACTATGAATGTAGAAAATACCTGACAGGCAAGTAAAAGTGTGAAAACATAATTGCTAGAAATAACTAGCGCTGTGGTGACTGTCTGTTACTCGTGTGCTATTACTAATGAGTTACCTTGTACTTACAATTAGtgctgcaagctctttgggaaaaGCCACCTGGTGAGCAAGatcagcattgccaaccccacgAGTGGAAAAATCACCAGTCAGCCTCCCAAACTCATGTGATCAGTCAGTGCCCCATAGCAAACTGGACTCATCTCCTCCCCAGGGCAGGAAGCTCACCC
The window above is part of the Chelonia mydas isolate rCheMyd1 chromosome 2, rCheMyd1.pri.v2, whole genome shotgun sequence genome. Proteins encoded here:
- the LOC114021973 gene encoding uncharacterized protein LOC114021973, with protein sequence MAEPEKKKSRRLCSFKDEWLQLPEYRNWLTKASEDSGYCSICCVQFTVKFDSVKAIKHHAETKGHRIKVQGQVWSSTSNKVSIKTDNAKEQHICTAELLLTYHGVKHHHSYRSQDCGNKLYHSIFPDSKIASKIHCGMTKAEALIENVLAPHSLKLAVQDIGSTPFSVATDASNKGNTILFPVAVRYFNKDKGLCMSIIDFFEDADETSEAIANNLRNCLQNSGLIQNKIVAYGAVNFGENKSVFLHLKQMLDLPNLVPGYCSAHIVHNTAKHGLNMLSYDVEYLVIKVFSEFSSSAKNISELKEFFDFMETEYLEILHQVPKRFLTLFTAVDRLLKDWPALKSYFVNKGEEDVSRAIWAFLAEQEGTVSDDETVTLPELYIYFVHNIMSQFNNTIKVLESDYIQVTELYAIFNKLRREIQNRQEKGFYGYKVTQFLKKLPLNKQNKFVGDAQRAYTRMLQYLEKWFDFSENSFYRLCAPLNLDEPLQLDKLCALSTNLNIQVNIDELFTEMCVLNDVLPILKSSIHDAESTQCQQQQERHHQINVSEVWVELFKCCEAPNLLRIVQHVFAVPPSNAFVERVFSVMKNLWADERTRLLVDMVKAELFVHFNYKMTCAEFAGFLQTGVAKELVAAATNDQKFQLPRTPPCLV